AGTAAGAAGATAAACGAGAAATATATCATAAGACACAAAAATTTAACGTAGTTCGATCAATAGATCAATGTGAGATGAGCAATTTACCATATAAAAGAGAGTTCAAAATATATAGAGAAATAACATCATCCAATTCACTTGAAATACAAAGAGGTTCACTGAAGAGGTAAAACTTACCTGCTCCGGGTGTTTACACTAATTCAATATATGCATGCCATGTGTAtaaatttatagttcattttacttgacttcaattaattaacatgtgttttacttcattaaatcacataataatgaaaattgaattaatttggaTAAAAGACCCGATGCGCGTAAATTTTTTCGTCAAAGGAGTGATAAACTATCTcacaaattctccccctaaaCTAAATTCTCGAAGCTCATAGGACTACATTGTGAATACTGATATGTTAGAAGGGACAAAcatctatttatagagttttaaATCTTGACTagccaaatataaaaattttatgtttctggaaaagaaaaactatttatgatatgaaattagGACAAAtgccaacaaaaaaaaagtgtacAATATAGGTGTAGGATTTCTTTTTTTAGATTAAATAGCAAAGTAATGAGAGAAACATATTCTAAAATATGGGATAGAGGTTCAAATATTCAAGCCAATATACCTTAGTAATTGCATTGGAATATTAGTGAGCATAACATACATTGGTGCTAGTATTTTAAGTATCAAAGTGGACCTTATTTTGATTAGTTGGTGCCTCATTCTTGTAACCTataaatactttattaatttcctttcatttgtaAAGACACTATCTAAGACAAACGTCCTCGAACACAACATTCATGGCATCGTTGAAAGATTTATACGATTCtctcctttatttatttaatatcataatattCAATTCGGCTGGTAACTGAATTTAACGAGTTGAACAAAATCGTGTGTTTTTGACCTCTTACAAATTTATCTATGCCATTAAATCATAATCGGATATTCATAAATCAACATAAGATTTCACATCGATTTTCCAACATTTGTCTACATATTGCCTTTCTTATACTTGATCAAGAAACATTAGCTAGACTTTAAACCCCCAATTTTTGGTTGTTGTGTGACATCTTCTATTAGTTTTGTCAAATTAATGTGAGATGAACCTCCTTCCTCCACAGCCTTTGTTGCCATATCTCCAAGCTTTTTAGCTCTTTCTCTTCTCATTTTTGCTTCCTCTTCTTCACCCATTACTCTTTCAATAACCATCTTAATATCATCTTTCTTCACTTGTGCACATGCTTTTTCATCCTCTAAAAACATCACTGGATTCTCCATACCACCCTTCACTCCTGTCTTGAGTACATTCACAATAAGCTTCTCATTACAAAATTGTTCAGCAAATAATGGCCAAGTGATCATTGGGACACCAGCCGATATCCCTTCTAAGATCGAGTTCCATCCACAGTGTGTCAGGAATCCTCCTATCGAAGGATGAGATAGTATTAGTACTTGTGGTGCCCAACCATTGATTAAAATCCCTTGTTTTTGAACTCTTTCCTCAAAGTTCTCTTCATTTAGCCATTTTCTAAATCCATTTGATACGTGTCTAATGACCCATACGAAGGGTTGTTTAGATGACTCTAAGCCAAGTGCAAGTTCAATCATTTGTGATGTTGGCAAGTGCGATAGACTTCCAAGACAAACGTAGAGCACGGAGTCTTGTGCCTTAGAATCAAGCCATTTTAGGCAGTGGTGTTCATCTATTGAAGCCTTGTTTCCTCTTTCAACTTTGTCTTGTTTCTCTTTGTTGCATAAGGAAACAGGACCAATTGTCCAAACTTTCTTACCTGTTCagacaaaatataattaaattaataacgAATATGATCACTATAACAATTTAAGCTTCTAGAGGTAATTGTTTAAGAATCACACTTCCACTCGAAAGCATAACATATTTTCATCCGTACTAACAATAGCAAATCTAGAATTTTCATTGAGAAGGCacggaaaataaaaatagagtgtCAAGAAATTGAACAATTGGAACCTCAAAGTACATTTTAAACCCTCCTTAATCACTGAGTCAACCTCTAGTCTTATGTTCAAAGGTTCAGaatctatatatataccaaGAAGGTTCTGGTGACACCCTCACCCCCCTCCTAGATCCGCCCTTGCTTACTATGACATAATATGATGTAacaacttttaaattttgagataaGATAGTCATGAACTTTAAAATTACCTTTGGCCCTTTTCACTCCTTGCACATATTGAGGTTCCAACTCCTCAAAGCTATTGACCACAATTCCATAAGCTTGAGCCTCTCCCTCCTTCATTTGGTCTCCAAATTTTTTCCATTCAGGATTGGATGGATCCACCATTGCTTTTACTTGAGCTTTAGTCACTTCAACTTTGTTTGGAAGTCCAGGTACAAAAAAGTATTCATTCTCAGATTCAACACCCTCCAACAAATTCACATCTCTCAAATTATGCAAACACAACAAAGAGAAACTTCCCATCCCATGAAAAACAATCCTAGGTATGCCAATTCTCTTAGCAACATTTGTTGTCCAAGGAAAACACAAATCAGAAATTAGACAATTTGGTTTCAAATCTTGCAACAACAGTTCCACTTGTGTCTCAAGCATTTGAGTAGCATTAAAGAACTTCTTTATCATGTCCATTGATAAAATCATGTCACAATTTTCACAATCTTGTGGTAACCCTGCCTCTAAACTTGGAAACATGAGGTGAATTATATGAATATTGAGTCCTTTTTCGACTGCGCGGGCTATGACATTATTGAACCTTGTGGCATTTAAAGGTGTCATAAGTATTGTGACAATAACACCTCTTTGTGCTAACAAACGAGCTATGTCTATTATAGGGATTGTATGGCCTTGTGCCATAAAGGGAAGTAACACAAAATGTGGTGGCTCATCATCATGAGTAACATTTGCCATTTTGATATGTGTTTTGTGTTACCTATGTTTTAAGTATGGGTTGTGTTTTATATATGAAAACACTAAGGAGAAAAGCCTTGGGGGAAAAGgaaaatttgtgtttgtatacttattttattttagggatCTTAGAGGTCACGCTTGTCTATTCAAGAAAGATATGGATGGCAGAAGCTTAAAGGGCTCCACCTTACTATTTGAAGTAATACTGATATTAAGTAAGACATTTAGATATGATATATGAAATCATATGAAATTATGAGACAAAATTATTGTTTGGA
This portion of the Solanum pennellii chromosome 12, SPENNV200 genome encodes:
- the LOC107005281 gene encoding UDP-glycosyltransferase 73C4-like; the protein is MANVTHDDEPPHFVLLPFMAQGHTIPIIDIARLLAQRGVIVTILMTPLNATRFNNVIARAVEKGLNIHIIHLMFPSLEAGLPQDCENCDMILSMDMIKKFFNATQMLETQVELLLQDLKPNCLISDLCFPWTTNVAKRIGIPRIVFHGMGSFSLLCLHNLRDVNLLEGVESENEYFFVPGLPNKVEVTKAQVKAMVDPSNPEWKKFGDQMKEGEAQAYGIVVNSFEELEPQYVQGVKRAKGKKVWTIGPVSLCNKEKQDKVERGNKASIDEHHCLKWLDSKAQDSVLYVCLGSLSHLPTSQMIELALGLESSKQPFVWVIRHVSNGFRKWLNEENFEERVQKQGILINGWAPQVLILSHPSIGGFLTHCGWNSILEGISAGVPMITWPLFAEQFCNEKLIVNVLKTGVKGGMENPVMFLEDEKACAQVKKDDIKMVIERVMGEEEEAKMRRERAKKLGDMATKAVEEGGSSHINLTKLIEDVTQQPKIGGLKSS